TACAAGGGCCCCTGCGCTGGGCCTTGACACCCCTATCCTTTGTTGGTAAGATTACCAAGTAATTTGGTAATGGAAGAATTAGCATGAAGGGCCATCTAAGGGTGACCGATGAGGTGTGGATCGGCTTGGCGTTGTTGCATCGCGAGCAACCCAGCCGGACGTCATTCGCTGCCCAGGAAGTGGTGGAGCGCGTACGGCGCGAGCGGGCATTCCCGGTGCTGCGGCCTGGTGTCCAGGTGCATGTCTACGAGCACGCGGTGGCGAACCTGCCTCCCCGCTCCGGGCGCTACCGCATGCTGTTTCGAATGCCTGACGCTACCGTGCGCCTATTCCGACCGGGAGATGAGAGTCATCCAGAACGGCGCGGCAAGATGGTCCCGAAACGCGACGAGATCCCAGACCGCTATCGGCCGCTATTGGACTGGTATGAGCATGACTACTGCAAGGCGGCAAGCCCTGGAAGCGCACCGGATCTGATAGCGGAAATGTTGGGCTGCGGTAAGGAGGTCTGGGAGGGTGTCGACCCGGACGCTTATGTCAACGAATTGCGCTCCGGCTGGACCGACGTTCCTGAGGAGCGCCCCGCGCAGTCGGTGGAGAGGGATTCAAAACTACCACCGGTGAGCCAGTCGCGATGAACCGAGTGTTCTGGGACACCAACCTCTTCGTCTATCTTTTTGAGCGCACCCCGTTGCTGGCCGACCGAGTGATCGAGATCGCGAGCCGGATGCGTGCACGCGGCGACCGGCTTTTTACGAGCGCTCTCGCGGTGGGAGAGACCCTGGTCAGACCTGCAAGACTAGGACGGAACGATGTGGTCGACAACTATCTGCGATTGTTCAGGTCGAATCAGGTGACGGTGCTGCCGTTCAACCTGGAGGCAGCGC
This region of Acidobacteriota bacterium genomic DNA includes:
- a CDS encoding type II toxin-antitoxin system VapC family toxin, encoding MFWDTNLFVYLFERTPLLADRVIEIASRMRARGDRLFTSALAVGETLVRPARLGRNDVVDNYLRLFRSNQVTVLPFNLEAAQHYASIRLDRGIRPPDAIHLACAAAASIDLFLTNDEALSRKIIPEIRFISNLERSPL